Proteins encoded together in one Triticum dicoccoides isolate Atlit2015 ecotype Zavitan chromosome 7B, WEW_v2.0, whole genome shotgun sequence window:
- the LOC119335495 gene encoding aspartyl protease family protein At5g10770-like has protein sequence MASAVPCLLLCLLVLAPHLGSSYRTGSINGGKHVITRDGNGLPVTHRLSPCSPSAAGLSQSMPSVGDASSRDALRLCGLLDESADSPGLTIPSTGTPLVDLPDAPEYHVVIGLGTPAQNITVGFDTATIGATLLQCKPCAAGDPCDKVFNPSHSLSSTLYDIPCGRTWEGCPITRCTTPGCTFRVTHNGSLVFNATMEKDTLTVAPSVHVRGFRFLCMEMMSEVPTDGTSGVLDLSRNRYSLASQVSLSPDTVAFSYCLPRGAESQGFLSFGTTRPELAGRRVSYATLHSRSPRRNLYFLRLICVSIGGLELPIPTESLASDALIEVQTTFTYLQPRVYEDLREVFRFVMSGYKVAPSSGELDTCYDFTGLNGVDVPTITLSFEGGASLELGFEQMMYFSDPHNIFSVACLAFAPVPAYGSGVSVVGSLAQAYTEVVYDLRGGKVGFVDNRC, from the exons ATGGCTTCCGCCGTTCCCTGTCTGCTCTTGTGCTTGCTCGTTCTTGCTCCTCATCTCGGCAGCTCCTACCGCACAGGCTCCATCAATGGTGGGAAGCATGTCATCACCC GAGATGGCAATGGACTGCCGGTGACGCATCGGCTGAGCCCGTGCTCACCTTCTGCCGCCGGTCTGAGCCAGAGCATGCCCTCGGTCGGCGACGCCTCCAGCCGCGACGCCCTCCGCCTATGCGGGCTCCTCGACGAGTCGGCGGACAGTCCTGGTCTGACGATCCCCTCGACCGGCACCCCCCTGGTGGATCTTCCGGACGCACCGGAATACCACGTCGTCATCGGCTTGGGCACTCCGGCGCAGAACATCACCGTGGGATTCGACACGGCCACCATCGGAGCCACGCTTCTCCAGTGCAAGCCATGCGCCGCCGGGGACCCATGCGACAAGGTCTTCAACCCGTCCCACTCCCTGTCATCAACCCTTTACGACATTCCATGCGGCAGGACATGGGAAGGCTGCCCCATTACCCGTTGCACCACCCCCGGCTGCACGTTCCGCGTGACACACAATGGCTCCCTCGTGTTCAACGCCACCATGGAGAAGGACACCCTCACGGTGGCGCCGTCGGTCCACGTGCGCGGCTTCAGGTTCCTTTGCATGGAGATGATGAGCGAGGTGCCGACGGACGGCACGTCGGGAGTCCTCGACCTCAGCAGGAACCGCTACTCGCTGGCCTCACAGGTCAGTCTGTCCCCGGACACGGTCGCCTTCTCTTACTGCCTGCCCAGGGGCGCTGAGTCCCAGGGCTTCCTCTCCTTCGGCACCacccggccggagctcgccggccgCCGCGTGAGCTACGCCACCCTGCACAGCAGATCCCCCCGCCGGAACCTCTACTTCCTGAGGCTCATCTGCGTGAGTATCGGCGGGCTGGAGCTCCCGATCCCCACCGAGTCGCTCGCCAGCGACGCGCTGATCGAGGTGCAGACGACCTTCACCTACCTGCAGCCGCGCGTGTACGAGGACCTGCGCGAGGTGTTCAGGTTCGTGATGAGCGGTTACAAGGTGGCGCCTTCGTCCGGCGAGCTCGACACGTGCTACGACTTCACCGGCCTGAACGGCGTCGACGTGCCGACCATCACGCTCAGCTTCGAGGGCGGCGCGAGCCTGGAGCTCGGGTTTGAGCAGATGATGTACTTTAGCGACCCCCACAACATCTTCTCGGTGGCGTGCCTCGCGTTCGCGCCGGTGCCGGCGTACGGGTCGGGCGTCTCCGTCGTCGGGTCGCTGGCGCAGGCGTACACGGAGGTGGTCTACGATCTGCGTGGAGGCAAGGTCGGGTTCGTTGACAACCGCTGCTGA